A portion of the Glycine max cultivar Williams 82 chromosome 10, Glycine_max_v4.0, whole genome shotgun sequence genome contains these proteins:
- the LOC100792640 gene encoding interaptin → MEVLYRKLYDKYTRLKSNKLSDLDHLNEEQELKFRNFSSAAEELIEHLMTEKEELLGQVHHLRSELASLRAAKDNQVVDYQRLLMEETRKNEALSEEVEKLLKLRQEGTSHDLNYNSKIMTLDDQFKANYSSSVRMTRKRTRQNALEKEARLISFENDQANSVERESTENTCKETASGKLLEGCTKANDQPGIDVQESGRRNWLIQVLFEYALGMKLSTDYQTEGICLSAVHQSSGYSFSLSWISKSPDEEAELLYHVLSLGTFERVAPEWMREDIMFSPSMCPIFFERVYRVIKLNH, encoded by the exons ATGGAGGTTCTGTACAGGAAGCTCTATGACAAGTACACCAGACTAAag TCTAACAAACTTTCTGATTTGGATCACCTCAACGAAGAACAAGAACTCAAATTCAGAAACTTCTCGTCCG CTGCGGAAGAGTTGATAGAGCACTTGATGACCGAAAAGGAAGAGCTTCTTGGACAAGTTCATCACTTGAGAAGCGAGCTCGCTTCCCTTAG GGCTGCCAAAGACAACCAGGTTGTTGATTATCAGAGGCTTTTGATGGAGGAAACCCGCAAAA ATGAAGCTCTTTCTGAAGAAGTTGAGAAATTGCTGAAGCTTCGCCAGGAAGGAACATCTCatgatttaaattataacaGTAAGATCATGACCTTAGATGATCAGTTTAAGGCTAACTACAGCTCATCTGTAAGAATGACAAGAAAACGTACAAGGCAGAATGCTTTGGAGAAAGAAGCAAGGCTtatatcttttgaaaatgatcaaGCTAATTCTGTGGAGAGAGAGTCAACTGAAAACACTTGCAAGGAGACCGCTTCTGGTAAG CTGCTGGAGGGCTGTACCAAGGCTAATGATCAACCAG GCATTGATGTACAGGAAAGTGGTCGTCGTAACTGGCTTATTCAAGTTCTTTTTGAGTATGCACTGGGCATGAAATTATCCACTGACTATCAAACTGAAGGAATTTGCCTTTCTGCAGTGCATCAATCAAGCG GTTACTCCTTCAGTTTATCGTGGATTAGCAAATCCCCTGATGAGGAAGCAGAACTGCTGTACCATGTTTTATCTCTAGGTACATTTGAAAGAGTGGCCCCAGAATGGATGAGGGAGGACATCATGTTCAGCCCTAGCATGTGCCCCATATTCTTTGAAAGGGTATATCGTGTTATCAAGTTGAACCACTAA